One window of Phycodurus eques isolate BA_2022a chromosome 17, UOR_Pequ_1.1, whole genome shotgun sequence genomic DNA carries:
- the LOC133415575 gene encoding melatonin receptor type 1B-B-like isoform X2 — MDVPKSTAGEGRGDRGNVFVVSLAFADLVVAFYPYPLVLYALFHDGWALGNTQCMVSGFLMGLSVIGSIFNITGIAVNRYCYICHSFSYSRLYSYRNTLLFVALIWLLTVVAIVPNFFVGSLRYDPRVYSCTFAQNVSTSYTVAVVVVHFLVPIAVVTFCYLRIWILVIQVRRKVKTEESPRLRPSDLRNFITMFVVFVLFAICWAPLNLIGLAVAVDPSRVVPLIPEWLFVVSYFMAYFNSCLNAVIYGLLNRNFRNEYKRIVTSVWVTRLFVTETSRAATDGRSLRSKQSLPPPLNNNESLRDRANNKD, encoded by the exons ATGGATGTGCCAAAATCAACAGCAGGCGAGGGACGAGGGGACAGGG GTAACGTGTTTGTGGTGAGTTTGGCCTTCGCCGACCTGGTGGTGGCGTTCTACCCGTATCCTCTGGTCCTCTACGCTCTCTTCCATGATGGATGGGCACTAGGCAACACTCAGTGCATG GTGAGCGGCTTCCTGATGGGCCTGAGCGTGATCGGTTCCATCTTCAACATCACGGGCATCGCGGTCAACCGTTACTGCTACATTTGCCACTCCTTCTCCTACAGCCGTCTGTACAGCTACCGCAACACGCTGCTGTTCGTGGCCTTAATATGGCTGCTGACGGTAGTGGCCATCGTGCCCAACTTCTTCGTGGGCTCGCTGCGCTACGACCCGCGCGTCTACTCGTGCACCTTCGCCCAGAACGTCAGCACCTCCTACACGGTGGCTGTGGTGGTGGTGCACTTCCTGGTGCCCATCGCGGTGGTTACCTTCTGCTACCTGCGCATCTGGATACTTGTCATTCAG GTGCGTCGCAAAGTGAAGACGGAGGAGAGCCCTCGCCTGCGCCCGAGCGACTTGCGCAACTTCATCACCATGTTCGTGGTGTTCGTGCTGTTTGCCATCTGCTGGGCGCCCCTCAACCTGATCGGGCTGGCGGTGGCAGTGGACCCGTCGCGCGTGGTGCCACTAATCCCAGAGTGGCTCTTCGTGGTCAGCTACTTCATGGCCTACTTCAACAGCTGTCTCAATGCCGTTATCTACGGCCTGCTCAACCGGAACTTCCGCAACGAGTACAAGCGCATCGTCACCTCCGTGTGGGTGACGCGCCTCTTTGTCACAGAGACGTCGCGGGCTGCTACAGACGGCCGCAGTCTGCGCAGCAAGCAGTCACTGCCGCCGCCGCTCAACAACAACGAGTCGCTGAGGGACCGCGCCAACAACAAAGACTGA